From a region of the Triticum aestivum cultivar Chinese Spring chromosome 7D, IWGSC CS RefSeq v2.1, whole genome shotgun sequence genome:
- the LOC123163830 gene encoding fatty acyl-CoA reductase 1: MVMVDGSLDAEKIAGYFKGKTILITGATGFLGKILVEKILRVQPDVRRIYLLVRAMDAHSAKQRVEAEVTDTELFCLLKEKHGKGGFELFVEEKVVPLAGDVIFENMGLDAPRLEELAKEVDIIVNGAATTNFYERYDVALDVNVMGVKYLCQFAKKCANLKMLLHVSTAFAAGDREGLIMERPFKKGETLREGTYLDIDAELRLVGDVKKELERQDGGDKTKRERKGMKELGLERSRHFGWSNTYVFTKAMGEMLLGQLHGAIPVVILRPSIITSILRDPLPGWMQGTRTIDTIIIGYAKQNLSCFLADLDLTMDVIPGDMVANAMMVAMVAHSEEQGAEVMYHATSSLRNPAPYGVLYESGRRHFYENPRLSKDGQVIPTKEMHFFKTIASFHLYMLIKYKLPLEILHLVNLLLCGLFSQLYDDLTRKYKFVMHLVDVYGPFALFKGCFDDINLERLRLTMTKTSPEDDMFNFDPKTVDWNDYFYKIHIPGVLKYVLK, from the exons aTGGTGATGGTGGATGGCAGCTTGGACGCAGAGAAGATCGCAGGGTATTTCAAGGGCAAGACCatcctcatcaccggcgccactggCTTCCTCGGAAAGA TTCTTGTGGAGAAGATACTCCGGGTGCAGCCAGACGTGAGGAGGATCTACCTGCTCGTGCGAGCCATGGACGCCCACTCCGCCAAGCAACGCGTCGAGGCAGAG GTGACAGACACTGAGCTCTTCTGCCTCCTGAAAGAGAAGCATGGCAAGGGAGGATTCGAGCTGTTTGTGGAGGAGAAGGTTGTCCCTTTGGCCGGTGACGTCATCTTCGAGAACATGGGGCTAGATGCTCCCAGGTTGGAGGAGCTGGCCAAGGAGGTCGACATCATCGTCAATGGAGCTGCAACAACCAACTTCTACGAAAG ATATGACGTTGCGTTGGATGTGAATGTGATGGGGGTGAAGTACCTGTGCCAGTTCGCCAAGAAGTGTGCCAATCTCAAGATGCTCCTCCATGTTTCCACCG CATTTGCAGCCGGCGACAGGGAAGGGCTGATCATGGAGAGGCCGTTCAAGAAGGGGGAGACCCTGAGGGAAGGCACCTACCTGGACATCGACGCCGAGCTGCGGCTGGTCGGCGACGTGAAGAAGGAGCTAGAGCGGCAGGACGGCGGCGACAAGACGAAGAGGGAGCGGAAAGGCATGAAGGAGCTGGGGCTGGAGCGCTCCCGCCACTTCGGGTGGTCCAACACGTACGTGTTCACCAAGGCCATGGGCGAGATGCTGCTGGGGCAGCTCCACGGCGCCATCCCGGTGGTGATCCTGCGGCCCAGCATCATCACCAGCATCCTCAGGGACCCCCTCCCCGGGTGGATGCAGGGGACCCGGACCATCGACACCATCATCATCGGCTACGCCAAGCAGAACCTGTCGTGCTTCCTGGCGGACCTGGATCTGACCATGGACGTGATCCCGGGGGACATGGTGGCCAACGCCATGATGGTGGCCATGGTGGCGCACTCGGAGGAGCAGGGCGCGGAGGTGATGTACCACGCCACGTCGTCGCTGCGCAACCCGGCCCCCTACGGCGTGCTCTACGAGTCCGGCCGCCGGCACTTCTACGAGAACCCCAGGCTGAGCAAGGacgggcaggtcatccccaccaaGGAGATGCACTTCTTCAAGACCATCGCCAGCTTCCACTTGTACATGCTCATCAAGTACAAGCTGCCACTCGAG ATCCTGCACctggtgaacctgctcctctgcggCCTCTTCTCGCAGCTCTACGACGACCTCACCCGGAAATACAAGTTCGTCATGCATCTCGTCGACGTCTACGGGCCCTTCGCCTTATTCAAAGGATG CTTCGACGACATCAACTTGGAGCGGCTGCGATTGACCATGACCAAGACAAGCCCGGAGGACGACATGTTCAATTTTGATCCCAAGACCGTCGACTGGAACGACTACTTCTACAAAATCCACATACCGGGTGTCCTCAAGTATGTGCTCAAGTAA
- the LOC123163831 gene encoding probable uridine nucleosidase 1, whose translation MGEDGQIRRDRVIIDTDPGIDDSMTILMAFGEPSVEIIGLTTIFGNVTTEYATRNALLLCERAGHPEVPVAEGSPEPLKGGEPRVADFVHGSDGLGNLSLPAPTTKKVEESAAEFMVNKVSQFPGEISVLALGPLTNVALAIKRDSSFASKVKKIVVLGGAFFAAGNVNPAAEANIYGDPDAADVVFTSGADIDVVGINITTQCCFTDEDLLELKNSKGVHTQFLCDMCKFYRDWHEKSDGFQGIFLHDPVSFTALVHPEYFTFKKGVVRVETQGICTGHTLMDHGLKKWNSENPWSGYAPISVAWTVDVPKVLAYVKKLLMAP comes from the exons ATGGGGGAGGACGGGCAGATCCGCCGCGACAGGGTCATCATCGACACGGATCCCGGCATCG ATGATAGCATGACGATTCTAATGGCATTTGGAGAACCAAGTGTGGAGATCATTGGGCTGACAACCATATTCGGCAATGTCACTACAGAGTATGCTACACGCAATGCGCTCTTGCTG TGTGAGAGAGCAGGGCATCCTGAGGTTCCAGTAGCAGAGGGCAGCCCGGAGCCTCTTAAG GGAGGAGAGCCACGCGTTGCTGACTTTGTTCATGGATCTGATGGTCTTGGTAATTTGTCTCTTCCTGCACCTACTACTAAGAAGGTTGAGGAAAGTGCTGCCGAGTTCATGGTTAATAAGGTCTCTCAGTTTCCTGGAGAGATATCTGTACTTGCATTGGGACCCCTGACAAATGTCGCATTG GCCATCAAAAGGGACTCGTCATTTGCAAGCAAGGTCAAAAAAATAGTTGTGCTGGGTGGAGCTTTCTTTGCAGCTGGAAATGTCAACCCTGCTGCTGAAGCAAAT ATCTACGGAGATCCGGATGCAGCGGATGTAGTTTTTACATCAGGAGCAGATATTGATGTGGTTGGCATTAACATAACAACTCAATGCTGTTTTACAG ATGAGGATCTCTTGGAACTGAAAAACTCAAAAGGGGTGCACACACAGTTCTTGTGTGACATGTGCAAGTTCTACAGAGATTGGCATGAGAAGTCTGACGGCTTCCAAG GGATTTTCCTACATGATCCTGTGAGCTTTACAGCCTTAGTTCACCCTGAGTACTTCACATTCAAGAAGGGTGTTGTGAGAGTCGAGACCCAGGGCATTTGCACCGGCCATACTTTGATGGACCATGGATTGAAGAA GTGGAATTCAGAAAATCCATGGTCGGGTTATGCACCAATTTCAGTTGCGTGGACAGTCGATGTGCCAAAGGTCCTTGCATATGTGAAGAAGCTGCTGATGGCGCCCTGA